A genomic stretch from Astatotilapia calliptera chromosome 4, fAstCal1.2, whole genome shotgun sequence includes:
- the atp5pd gene encoding ATP synthase peripheral stalk subunit d, mitochondrial, which translates to MAGRRAALKAIDWTAFAERVPPNQRTMFNNLKTRSDAIAAKLTSLPEKPPAIDWSYYRSVVAKAGMVDEFEKKFSALKVPEPVDTQTAIINAQEEEANKTATAYIEASKARIAQYEKQLEKFKNMIPFDQMTIEDLNDTFPETKLDKEKHPYWPHKPIADL; encoded by the exons ATGGCTGGGAGACGAGCTGCACTGAAGGCCATTGACTGGACGGCTTTCGCTGAGAGGGTGCCGCCCAACCAGAGGACCATGTTCAACAACCTGAAGACACGAAGTGATGCCATTGCTGCCAA ACTCACCTCTCTACCCGAGAAACCTCCTGCTATTGACTGGAGCTACTACAGATCTGTTGTGGCTAAAGCAGGCATGGTAGATGAGTTTGAAAAGAAG TTCAGTGCCCTGAAGGTCCCGGAGCCTGTAGACACTCAGACAGCAATTATAAATGCTCAGGAGGAGGAAGCG AACAAAACAGCCACTGCCTACATTGAAGCATCCAAGGCTCGTATCGCTCAGTATGAAAAACAG CTGGAAAAATTCAAGAACATGATCCCATTTGACCAGATGACGATTGAAGACCTGAATGACACATTCCCAGAAACAAAGCtggacaaagaaaagcatcctTATTGGCCACACAAGCCCATTGCTGATCTGTAA